A window of Streptomyces marispadix contains these coding sequences:
- a CDS encoding non-ribosomal peptide synthetase, with the protein MSMLPAGGGTDEGRDTVRGEADGAAHGGAHESARGAAQRTGDPGGVPLTAAQSGMWMGQALTPGSARYHVGIAVEVQGTLDPATFESAFRQVVSEAEGLRARFAVDADGRPRLHPGPSADWGVPFVDLGGEASPRRAAMAWMRADLARPFDLADGPLFRGALLRLSDTAACWYLGAHHLVLDGFSSSLFARRLSRVYGALEQRQPAPAGEFGPLRTLLEEEAAYRDSPARLADRGFWLGRTADLPEPGDLTWGTGTGGTRAPGGLAVRRSAMLPAADWRRVREAAGRLGVRWPVLVTAAAALLTHVRTRAGEGTDDGRGDGRRGADEVVLGLPVTARVGEAARTVPGMASNVVPLRVPVHAWRPLADLVRAVGAEMTAALAHQRYRYEDLRRDLGLTGGGTAGGGPAGRLYASAVNVLPFDYGRHFAGRPMMMRNVAIGPVEDLSITVHRDIQPGGRSGQGADSVGLRVELDADPGRFAAAEAAAEARRFLLLLRRLADDPGLPAGRLDPLTAGERRLFVPGAPRPARPTRALRPVSATVRPGDEGRRPASTLADLVDRWTARTPGAVAVTAGETALTYKELDARANRLARLLIRRGAAPERLVAVALPRSADLVTAILAVAKSGAACLPVDPRWPEERIRTILADARPVLTLTPGELAEAEGEPGDPGLGAPVTDEDRHAPLTPSNAAYVIYTSGSTGRPKGVVVPHRNAVALLEEAAAPFGFGPDDVWTMFHSCAFDFSVWELWGALAHGGRLVVVGHDVSRSPRALLELIADERVTVLNQTPSAFLTLDRADAEEPRSRRPTSLRLVIFGGEALHPERLRPWCERHGADAPAMVNMYGITETTVHATRLELHDGHRAESGSPIGRPIAGTRLYVLDERLRPVPPGTTGELYVAGAGVARGYLMLPGLTASRFVADPFGPPGSRLYRSGDLARWRADGGLEYAGRADDQIKVRGFRIEPGEIQAALADAPGVAHSAVIAAGTERDASGDDEARLVAYVVPDGTRRDTGRFEDALRGHLSARLPAHLVPSVFVPVDRLPLTANGKLDRSALPEPVARSKPPTPAGQRTMSTLERRLATLYGELLGVADVGPEDGFFDLGGDSLRATRLVGRVRGELNAGIDVRDVFERPTVAGLAAVLTTRPPVRRPSLAGTEGGRPESVPLSHAQRRLWFQQSLTGPDAAYNVPLVLRMSGDLDEDALRSAVLDVTRRHEPLRTVVRTTAEGPEQKVLPPGEAPVWLPEVETEAELLDGELSAAARHAFRLESEPPLRARLFTTGPDQHALMLLLHHIACDAASLAPLLDDLGTAYAARRAGHAPKWEPLPARYADYALWQRTLLGQDRAGTGDADGTSEAASASEADGPTEATPTGGPGDDGLAHWTRALADLPRRIALPADRTPAPEETGSDGDSVPLRIPAQVHAKLAELAASEHASLFMVVHAALSALLTRLGAGTDIPVGTAVEGRPETSLDRLVGFFVNTVVLRTDTSQAPTFRELLRRVRESDLTAFAHQDVPFDLVVEALNPDRSAPGQPLFQVMLTLTGPPPEHIALPGLSATVGTVSTGAAKFDLCVSLYEHRDPDGHCAGLDGRLEYRSDLFRRATAEALAGRLESVLEQVSAAPGTNLHRLSVLTEEERHRLLTEWGTGEALPVAAARRTVPQRFAEQARATPQAVAVRAPGPRSGAASEPALTYAELDDRSERLARRLAGCGVRAETPVAVLMDRSADLVVALLAILKAGGAYVPLDARAPRARRQHMIAESGARVLIVDDERAAAAADGDRPDGLRIVQAAGCADPHGDDATSPAPDPSPNAAPPRGPVHPAALAYVMYTSGSTGAPKGVAVTHADIVALAEALGPRGDRRQVPAPRRMLLHSPHSFDASTFEIWGPLLTGGEVVVAPPGEVDVAALEWLVTGGRVNTLWLTAGLFQLMAEENPAALRTLEEVWTGGDVVSPRAVRAVRAHCPDTRVINGYGPTETTTFATAHALEPGSSGSAGAGFGEGGIPVGRPLDGMRAYVLDESLQPVPAGVTGELYVAGTGVARGYLGRPGPTAERFVADPFGAPGTRMYRTGDLVRWLPGGALAFVGRTDGQIKLRGFRIETEEVAAALAGHGGAGQAAVVAREDETGERRLVAYLVPAEGVAADDVDWTSIREHAARSLPEYMLPSAHVVLERLPLTRNGKLDRAALPAPRRIAPKGAGAAPGSERERVLCGIVAELLRLPSAGVTDGFFDLGGDSITAIQLVSRARAAGLRFSVRDVFKHPTVAELAAVAEEFTGKADARRAEAHGTKGNRPETDKAGAKARRRALTAHPEAGGEADAALFDEDACGPVPLTPVMHWWREHGGEVAEFSQHMTLRAPLGLTRDRLVAAVSALLDHHHALRMRFTAPTGTDEHTGPWTLHIPPPGTVPAEECVHRLDATDTGGTGEQQDVRPSGAHAEFTSRAIRLARQRLDPRDGRMLQAVFVDRGPDRHGRVVLVVHHFAVDGVSWRILLPDLAAAYDAVAEGRRPELPPAATSFRSWARLLADQGDRGVREDEESLWSSALPRPGEDAESALAGPRTDKPAPGPGVRRLRVAMPPGRTHALLTQVGAAFHCGIEPVLLTGFALAVEEWRRRRGLPSGDVVLDLESHGRPDGDREPADALRGDRSGEIHEEFELSRTVGWFTSVHPVRLPATGCGWSDVWKATPALGRALKQVKERLRAVPDRGVGYGVLRYLDPRTGPGLAALGSPRFGFNYLGRLPAAGDSDWSVTPDGEGLVDPADPAVGAEAPPGAAGHLPGGHLIDVNSLTADGPDGPELSAEWSWTEGLFRTAEIRELADLWFSALYALIAHAATPGAGGRSPSDLPLAGLEQEEIEALERRWPRLTDALPLTPLQQGLVFHSLFSPDSPDVYQAQIVLRLRDEPDADALRGAARSLLKRHPNLGAAFVHQDLRTPVQILTEGTEPPWHEADLSRVAAGRRERVFRRLLHADLRRRFDLDRPPLMRLSLFRCGDDDHRLVLTNHHLLLDGWSMPLLVRELFALYAVHTGSGDASALPAVTPYREHLAVLARLDQDAALEAWRDHLAGVGAATRLSSGEINAGAVPPQPLHVVLPDRLTAALRRVASRAGLTLGNVLLAAWALLLARSCGTGDVVFGTTVSGRRPEVAGMESMIGLFINTVPVRVTVDPEEKVLELLARFQREQARMLPHHHVGLGDIQRVTGRRELFDTHVVFENYPLDSTGLHQPVPGLRVEGIEGRDAAHYPLTLVAFAGEGGFALRFDYRPDVLDRERAEAIAAQLQDILGDLASRTDTSVADVLSS; encoded by the coding sequence ATGAGCATGCTCCCGGCCGGGGGCGGCACGGACGAGGGGCGCGACACCGTGCGGGGCGAGGCGGACGGCGCGGCGCACGGCGGCGCGCACGAAAGCGCGCGAGGCGCCGCGCAACGCACCGGCGACCCGGGCGGCGTCCCTCTCACCGCCGCCCAGTCAGGCATGTGGATGGGCCAGGCACTCACCCCCGGCTCGGCCCGCTACCACGTCGGAATCGCCGTCGAGGTCCAAGGGACGCTCGACCCGGCCACCTTCGAATCGGCGTTCCGGCAGGTCGTGTCCGAAGCGGAAGGGCTGCGGGCGCGTTTCGCGGTCGACGCCGACGGCCGACCCCGCCTGCACCCAGGGCCGTCGGCCGACTGGGGCGTGCCGTTCGTCGACCTCGGCGGCGAGGCGAGCCCACGGCGCGCCGCGATGGCATGGATGCGCGCCGATCTGGCACGGCCCTTCGACCTGGCCGATGGGCCCCTCTTCCGCGGGGCGTTGCTGCGGCTGTCGGACACGGCCGCCTGCTGGTACCTGGGAGCACACCACCTCGTGCTGGACGGCTTCAGCTCCTCGCTCTTCGCTCGCCGCCTCAGCCGCGTCTACGGCGCGCTGGAACAGCGACAGCCCGCACCGGCAGGGGAGTTCGGGCCGCTTCGAACACTGCTGGAGGAGGAGGCCGCCTACCGCGACTCGCCCGCCCGCCTCGCCGACCGGGGCTTCTGGCTGGGACGTACGGCCGATCTGCCCGAACCGGGCGACCTCACCTGGGGTACGGGCACCGGCGGCACCCGCGCACCCGGCGGACTCGCGGTCCGCCGCAGTGCGATGCTTCCCGCCGCCGACTGGCGCCGAGTACGGGAAGCGGCAGGCCGGCTGGGCGTTCGCTGGCCTGTGCTGGTGACCGCCGCCGCAGCGCTGCTGACCCATGTACGGACCCGTGCGGGCGAAGGCACGGATGACGGAAGGGGCGACGGGAGGCGCGGCGCCGACGAGGTCGTGCTCGGCCTGCCCGTCACCGCCCGCGTGGGGGAGGCCGCCCGCACCGTGCCCGGAATGGCCTCCAACGTGGTGCCGCTGAGGGTGCCCGTGCACGCGTGGCGCCCCCTTGCCGACCTCGTACGGGCCGTGGGCGCGGAGATGACCGCGGCCCTCGCCCATCAGCGTTACCGCTACGAGGACTTGCGCCGAGACCTCGGCCTGACCGGCGGCGGCACGGCCGGCGGCGGCCCCGCCGGGAGGCTGTATGCGTCGGCGGTGAACGTGCTGCCCTTCGACTACGGGCGGCACTTCGCGGGGCGTCCGATGATGATGCGCAACGTCGCGATCGGCCCCGTCGAGGACCTGTCGATCACAGTCCACCGCGACATCCAGCCCGGCGGGCGCAGCGGACAGGGCGCGGACAGCGTGGGGCTGCGTGTCGAACTCGACGCCGATCCGGGCCGGTTCGCCGCCGCCGAGGCAGCGGCCGAGGCCCGGCGGTTCCTACTGCTGCTGCGCAGGCTCGCCGACGATCCCGGTCTGCCCGCCGGGCGGCTCGATCCGCTGACGGCAGGGGAGCGGCGCCTGTTCGTACCAGGGGCGCCCCGACCGGCGCGCCCCACCCGGGCGTTGAGACCGGTGTCGGCGACCGTTCGGCCGGGAGACGAGGGGCGCCGACCCGCCTCGACCCTGGCCGACCTGGTGGATCGCTGGACCGCACGCACCCCGGGGGCGGTGGCGGTCACCGCGGGGGAGACCGCACTCACCTACAAGGAACTCGACGCTCGCGCCAACCGCCTCGCCCGTCTGCTGATCCGGCGCGGCGCGGCCCCCGAACGCCTCGTCGCCGTCGCGCTGCCGCGCTCCGCGGACCTGGTGACCGCGATCCTCGCCGTCGCGAAGTCGGGAGCGGCCTGTCTGCCCGTCGATCCGCGCTGGCCCGAGGAACGCATCCGTACGATCCTCGCCGACGCACGGCCCGTACTGACGCTCACGCCCGGTGAACTCGCGGAAGCGGAAGGCGAGCCGGGCGACCCTGGCCTCGGCGCGCCCGTGACCGACGAGGACCGTCACGCCCCGCTGACGCCCTCGAACGCCGCCTACGTCATCTACACCTCCGGCTCCACGGGCCGCCCCAAGGGCGTCGTCGTCCCGCACCGCAATGCCGTGGCGCTCCTCGAAGAGGCCGCGGCGCCCTTCGGCTTCGGCCCGGACGACGTGTGGACGATGTTCCACTCCTGCGCGTTCGACTTCTCCGTATGGGAGTTGTGGGGTGCGCTCGCACACGGCGGCCGGCTGGTCGTCGTCGGCCACGACGTGAGCCGCTCACCCCGTGCCCTCCTGGAACTCATCGCCGACGAGCGCGTCACCGTGCTCAACCAGACGCCGTCCGCCTTCCTCACCCTCGACCGCGCCGACGCCGAGGAGCCACGCTCACGCCGCCCGACGTCGCTGCGCCTCGTGATCTTCGGAGGGGAGGCCCTGCACCCGGAACGGCTGCGACCGTGGTGCGAGCGGCACGGGGCGGACGCGCCCGCCATGGTCAACATGTACGGCATCACCGAGACCACGGTGCACGCCACCAGGCTCGAACTGCACGACGGCCACCGCGCCGAGAGCGGCAGCCCCATCGGAAGGCCCATAGCGGGCACCCGGCTGTATGTGCTGGACGAGCGGCTGCGCCCCGTACCGCCCGGCACCACCGGCGAGTTGTACGTGGCGGGGGCCGGCGTCGCACGCGGCTATCTCATGCTGCCCGGCCTGACCGCTTCGCGTTTCGTCGCCGACCCGTTCGGGCCGCCCGGGTCGCGGCTGTACCGTTCCGGAGACCTCGCACGCTGGCGCGCCGACGGCGGGCTGGAGTACGCGGGCAGGGCCGACGACCAGATCAAGGTGCGCGGTTTCCGCATCGAACCCGGCGAGATCCAGGCCGCGTTGGCCGACGCCCCCGGCGTCGCGCACTCGGCCGTCATAGCCGCCGGTACCGAGCGCGATGCGTCCGGCGACGACGAGGCCCGGCTGGTGGCGTATGTCGTCCCGGACGGCACTCGCCGTGACACGGGCCGCTTCGAGGACGCGCTGCGCGGACATCTCAGCGCCCGGCTGCCCGCGCATCTCGTACCGTCCGTGTTCGTACCGGTGGACAGGCTGCCGCTGACGGCCAACGGCAAGCTCGACAGATCCGCGCTCCCGGAGCCGGTGGCGCGCAGCAAGCCGCCGACCCCCGCCGGACAGCGGACCATGAGCACGCTGGAGCGCCGACTCGCCACGCTCTACGGCGAGTTGCTGGGCGTAGCCGATGTCGGCCCCGAGGACGGCTTCTTCGACCTGGGCGGGGACAGCCTGCGCGCGACCCGCCTCGTCGGCAGGGTACGCGGCGAACTCAACGCCGGGATCGACGTCCGGGACGTCTTCGAACGTCCCACCGTGGCGGGTCTCGCCGCCGTGCTCACCACACGTCCGCCGGTCCGCCGCCCGTCCCTGGCGGGCACGGAAGGAGGGCGGCCGGAGAGCGTCCCGCTGTCGCACGCCCAGCGGCGGCTGTGGTTCCAGCAGTCGCTCACCGGGCCCGACGCCGCCTACAACGTGCCGCTGGTGCTGCGGATGAGCGGCGACCTGGACGAGGACGCCCTGCGCTCGGCCGTTCTCGACGTGACGCGTCGCCACGAACCGCTGCGAACCGTCGTACGCACCACCGCCGAGGGCCCCGAGCAGAAGGTGCTGCCGCCCGGGGAGGCCCCCGTATGGCTGCCGGAGGTGGAGACCGAAGCGGAGCTGCTCGACGGGGAGTTGTCCGCCGCCGCCCGGCACGCCTTCCGTCTGGAGAGCGAACCGCCGCTGCGGGCAAGGCTGTTCACCACCGGCCCGGACCAGCATGCGCTGATGCTGCTGCTCCACCACATCGCATGCGACGCGGCGTCGCTCGCACCGCTGCTCGACGACCTCGGCACCGCCTACGCCGCGCGCCGCGCGGGACATGCGCCCAAGTGGGAGCCGCTGCCCGCCCGTTACGCCGACTACGCGCTGTGGCAGCGCACGCTGCTCGGCCAGGACCGGGCCGGTACCGGCGACGCTGACGGCACGAGCGAGGCCGCCTCCGCGAGCGAGGCCGACGGCCCCACCGAGGCCACCCCCACGGGCGGCCCCGGCGACGACGGCCTGGCGCACTGGACCCGCGCGCTGGCGGACCTGCCCCGGCGGATCGCCCTGCCCGCCGACCGGACGCCCGCACCGGAGGAGACCGGAAGCGACGGCGACAGCGTCCCCCTGCGGATACCGGCCCAAGTCCACGCGAAGCTCGCGGAGTTGGCGGCCTCCGAACACGCCAGCCTGTTCATGGTGGTGCACGCCGCGCTGTCCGCCCTGCTGACCCGGCTGGGCGCGGGCACCGACATCCCCGTGGGCACCGCCGTCGAAGGCCGCCCCGAGACGAGCCTGGACCGACTCGTCGGCTTCTTCGTCAACACCGTCGTACTGCGCACCGACACCTCCCAGGCCCCCACGTTCCGGGAGCTGCTGAGGCGGGTACGGGAATCCGACCTCACCGCCTTCGCCCACCAGGACGTCCCCTTCGACCTGGTCGTCGAAGCCCTCAACCCCGACCGCAGCGCACCCGGACAGCCCCTGTTCCAGGTCATGCTGACCCTCACCGGGCCGCCACCCGAGCACATCGCCCTCCCCGGGCTGTCGGCCACGGTCGGCACCGTGAGCACCGGCGCGGCCAAGTTCGACCTGTGCGTCAGCCTGTACGAGCACCGGGACCCGGACGGGCACTGCGCGGGCCTCGACGGTCGACTGGAGTACCGCAGCGACCTCTTCCGCCGTGCCACCGCCGAAGCGCTGGCCGGGCGGCTGGAGTCGGTGCTGGAGCAGGTGTCCGCCGCACCCGGGACGAACCTGCACCGCCTGAGCGTCCTGACGGAAGAGGAGCGGCACCGGCTGCTGACCGAGTGGGGCACTGGCGAGGCCCTGCCCGTGGCGGCGGCCCGGCGCACCGTTCCACAGCGCTTCGCCGAACAGGCACGCGCGACACCGCAAGCGGTGGCCGTACGCGCACCCGGACCGCGTTCGGGCGCGGCATCCGAACCGGCCCTCACATACGCCGAGTTGGACGACCGTTCGGAACGGCTGGCCCGTCGTCTCGCCGGCTGCGGGGTACGCGCCGAGACGCCCGTCGCGGTGCTGATGGACCGGTCCGCGGACCTCGTGGTGGCGCTGCTCGCGATCCTCAAAGCCGGAGGGGCGTACGTACCGCTCGACGCACGTGCGCCACGCGCCCGCCGGCAGCACATGATCGCCGAGTCCGGCGCACGGGTGCTGATCGTCGACGACGAGCGCGCTGCCGCCGCAGCCGACGGCGACCGGCCCGACGGCCTCCGTATCGTCCAGGCGGCCGGATGCGCGGACCCGCACGGCGACGACGCGACCTCGCCCGCCCCGGACCCGTCGCCGAATGCCGCCCCTCCACGCGGCCCGGTCCATCCGGCGGCCCTCGCCTACGTCATGTACACCTCCGGGTCCACGGGAGCGCCCAAGGGCGTCGCCGTCACCCACGCCGACATCGTCGCACTCGCCGAAGCGCTGGGCCCCCGCGGAGACCGGCGTCAAGTGCCCGCGCCCAGGCGGATGTTGCTGCACTCTCCGCACTCCTTCGACGCCTCCACCTTCGAGATCTGGGGTCCGCTGCTGACGGGCGGTGAGGTGGTCGTGGCGCCGCCCGGCGAAGTGGACGTCGCCGCGCTGGAGTGGCTCGTCACCGGCGGGCGAGTGAACACCCTGTGGCTGACCGCGGGCCTCTTCCAGCTCATGGCCGAGGAGAACCCGGCAGCCCTGCGCACACTGGAGGAGGTCTGGACGGGCGGCGACGTGGTCTCACCGCGCGCCGTGCGTGCGGTGCGGGCACACTGCCCGGACACCCGCGTCATCAACGGCTACGGGCCGACGGAGACCACGACCTTCGCCACGGCGCACGCCCTGGAGCCCGGCTCCTCCGGAAGCGCCGGCGCCGGCTTCGGCGAGGGCGGCATACCCGTGGGACGTCCGCTCGACGGCATGCGCGCATATGTGCTCGACGAGTCGCTTCAGCCCGTACCGGCAGGCGTGACAGGGGAGTTGTACGTCGCCGGAACGGGAGTGGCACGCGGCTATCTGGGCCGTCCCGGACCCACCGCGGAACGCTTCGTGGCCGACCCGTTCGGCGCCCCTGGTACGCGCATGTACCGCACCGGCGACCTCGTGCGCTGGCTGCCCGGCGGAGCGCTGGCGTTCGTCGGCCGCACGGACGGCCAGATCAAGCTGCGAGGTTTCCGCATCGAGACGGAAGAGGTCGCCGCCGCACTCGCCGGGCACGGAGGCGCGGGCCAGGCCGCCGTCGTCGCCCGCGAGGACGAGACGGGGGAGCGGCGGCTGGTCGCCTACCTCGTGCCCGCGGAGGGCGTCGCGGCCGACGACGTCGACTGGACGTCCATACGGGAGCACGCCGCGCGGTCACTGCCCGAGTACATGCTCCCGTCCGCCCATGTGGTCCTGGAACGCCTGCCGTTGACCCGCAACGGCAAACTCGACCGCGCCGCGCTGCCCGCTCCACGGCGCATCGCACCGAAGGGCGCCGGTGCCGCGCCGGGCAGCGAGCGCGAGCGGGTGCTCTGCGGCATCGTCGCCGAACTGCTGCGCCTGCCCTCGGCGGGTGTCACGGACGGCTTCTTCGACCTCGGCGGCGACAGCATCACCGCGATCCAGCTCGTCAGCCGGGCACGCGCCGCGGGCCTGCGCTTCAGCGTGCGCGATGTCTTCAAGCACCCCACGGTCGCCGAACTCGCCGCCGTGGCCGAGGAGTTCACGGGCAAGGCCGATGCGAGGCGAGCGGAGGCCCATGGAACGAAGGGGAATCGACCGGAGACGGACAAAGCCGGTGCGAAGGCCCGTCGACGGGCCCTGACGGCGCACCCCGAAGCGGGCGGGGAGGCGGACGCGGCCCTCTTCGACGAGGACGCGTGCGGCCCGGTGCCGCTCACACCCGTCATGCACTGGTGGCGCGAACACGGCGGCGAAGTCGCGGAGTTCAGCCAGCACATGACGCTGCGCGCACCCCTCGGGCTGACACGGGACCGGCTCGTCGCCGCCGTAAGTGCCCTGCTGGACCACCACCATGCGCTGCGGATGCGCTTCACGGCGCCCACGGGAACAGACGAGCACACCGGACCGTGGACGCTGCACATACCGCCGCCCGGCACGGTGCCCGCCGAGGAGTGCGTCCACCGGCTCGACGCGACCGACACCGGCGGAACGGGCGAGCAGCAGGACGTCCGGCCGTCCGGCGCACACGCCGAGTTCACGTCCCGGGCGATACGCCTGGCGCGGCAACGGCTCGACCCCCGGGACGGGCGGATGCTTCAGGCCGTCTTCGTGGACCGGGGCCCGGACCGTCATGGCCGAGTGGTGCTCGTCGTACACCACTTCGCCGTCGACGGTGTCTCCTGGCGCATCCTGCTGCCCGACCTCGCCGCCGCCTACGACGCGGTCGCCGAGGGCCGCAGACCCGAACTGCCGCCTGCCGCGACGTCGTTCAGAAGCTGGGCGCGGCTCCTCGCCGACCAGGGCGACCGCGGCGTACGCGAAGACGAGGAGTCACTGTGGTCCTCCGCGCTTCCGCGCCCCGGCGAGGACGCCGAATCCGCCCTGGCGGGCCCCCGCACGGACAAGCCCGCCCCAGGGCCCGGCGTACGACGGCTCAGGGTCGCCATGCCGCCGGGCCGCACGCATGCGCTGCTGACGCAGGTGGGGGCGGCCTTCCACTGCGGCATCGAGCCGGTGCTCCTCACCGGCTTCGCCCTCGCGGTGGAGGAGTGGCGCCGCCGACGCGGCCTGCCCTCCGGTGACGTCGTACTCGACCTGGAGTCGCACGGCCGCCCCGACGGCGACCGGGAACCGGCTGACGCCCTCCGTGGCGACCGTAGCGGGGAGATCCACGAGGAGTTCGAACTCTCCCGCACCGTCGGCTGGTTCACCAGCGTCCACCCGGTGCGGCTGCCCGCCACCGGCTGCGGCTGGAGCGACGTATGGAAGGCGACACCGGCACTGGGGCGGGCCCTGAAGCAGGTGAAGGAGCGGCTGCGGGCCGTCCCCGACCGCGGTGTCGGCTACGGGGTGCTGCGCTACCTCGACCCCCGTACCGGCCCCGGACTCGCCGCACTGGGCAGCCCGCGCTTCGGCTTCAACTACCTCGGGCGCCTCCCCGCCGCGGGCGACAGCGACTGGTCCGTCACCCCGGACGGCGAAGGCCTCGTCGACCCGGCTGACCCCGCCGTAGGGGCCGAAGCCCCGCCCGGCGCCGCGGGGCACCTCCCCGGCGGACACCTCATCGACGTCAACTCCCTTACGGCGGACGGCCCCGACGGCCCCGAGCTGAGCGCCGAATGGTCATGGACGGAGGGCCTGTTCCGCACCGCGGAGATACGGGAGCTGGCCGACCTGTGGTTCAGCGCCCTCTACGCGCTGATCGCCCACGCCGCCACACCCGGCGCGGGCGGACGCAGCCCCTCCGACCTGCCGCTGGCCGGGCTGGAGCAGGAAGAGATCGAAGCGCTGGAGCGCCGCTGGCCCCGGCTGACGGACGCGCTGCCGCTGACGCCACTCCAACAAGGCCTGGTCTTCCACTCGTTGTTCTCACCCGACAGCCCCGACGTGTATCAGGCACAGATCGTGCTGCGGCTGAGGGACGAACCCGACGCGGACGCGCTGCGCGGCGCCGCACGCTCGCTGCTGAAGCGCCACCCGAACCTCGGCGCCGCCTTCGTACACCAGGACCTGCGCACCCCCGTGCAGATCCTCACGGAGGGCACCGAACCGCCTTGGCACGAGGCCGACTTGAGCCGTGTGGCGGCCGGGCGCCGCGAGAGGGTGTTCAGGCGTCTCCTCCACGCGGATCTACGACGGCGCTTCGACCTCGACCGGCCGCCGCTGATGCGCCTCAGCCTGTTCCGCTGCGGCGACGACGATCACCGGCTGGTGCTCACCAACCACCATCTGCTGCTCGACGGCTGGTCGATGCCGCTGCTCGTACGTGAACTGTTCGCCCTGTACGCCGTGCACACCGGGAGCGGCGACGCGTCGGCGCTGCCCGCCGTCACCCCGTACCGGGAACATCTCGCCGTGCTGGCCCGCCTCGACCAGGACGCCGCTCTCGAGGCATGGCGGGACCATCTCGCGGGAGTCGGCGCCGCGACCAGGCTGAGCAGCGGAGAGATCAACGCCGGGGCCGTACCGCCGCAGCCGCTGCACGTCGTGCTGCCCGACAGGCTCACCGCCGCCTTGCGCCGGGTCGCCTCCCGCGCCGGACTGACGCTGGGCAATGTGCTGCTCGCCGCATGGGCGCTGCTCCTCGCCCGTTCCTGCGGAACGGGCGACGTCGTCTTCGGTACGACCGTCTCGGGGCGAAGGCCCGAGGTCGCGGGCATGGAGTCGATGATCGGCCTGTTCATCAACACCGTCCCGGTACGGGTCACCGTCGACCCCGAGGAGAAGGTCCTGGAACTGCTGGCCCGCTTCCAGCGGGAACAGGCACGCATGCTGCCCCACCACCATGTGGGGCTGGGCGACATCCAACGCGTCACCGGACGGCGGGAGTTGTTCGACACCCATGTGGTCTTCGAGAACTATCCGCTGGACAGCACCGGCCTTCATCAGCCCGTGCCCGGCCTGCGAGTAGAGGGCATCGAGGGCCGTGACGCCGCCCACTATCCGCTGACGCTCGTGGCGTTCGCGGGCGAGGGAGGCTTCGCGCTGCGCTTCGACTACCGTCCCGACGTGCTGGACCGAGAACGCGCCGAGGCCATCGCCGCACAACTCCAGGACATTCTCGGAGACTTGGCGTCCCGCACGGACACGTCCGTGGCCGACGTCCTCTCCTCCTGA
- a CDS encoding SDR family oxidoreductase has translation MSGAGSEHPTRQQPQPPFPAQDDEHPGYTHRMSPRPDHGEDTYKGSGRLTDRKTVITGGDSGIGRAVSLAFAREGADVLLTYLPEEEDEARETVRLVEDAGRHAVALPGDVREEAQCRRIVGKAVEEFGRIDVLINNAAFQMSQPDGIEAVSTEQFDRVVHTNLYGMFWLCKFALPHIPEGGSIINTTSVQAYKPSPHLLDYAMTKGAIVTFTQGLAGMLVERGIRVNAVAPGPVWTPLIPSTLPDTTQFGAQSPLGRAGQPAEMAPAYVFLASQESSYITAEIVNATGGTPLP, from the coding sequence ATGTCCGGAGCCGGTTCGGAGCACCCGACCCGCCAGCAGCCCCAGCCGCCGTTCCCCGCCCAGGACGACGAACACCCCGGCTACACCCACCGGATGAGCCCACGCCCCGACCACGGCGAGGACACATACAAGGGAAGCGGCCGTCTCACCGACCGGAAGACCGTCATCACCGGCGGGGACTCCGGCATCGGCCGGGCGGTCTCCCTCGCCTTCGCACGCGAGGGCGCCGACGTGCTCCTGACGTACCTCCCGGAGGAGGAGGACGAGGCGCGGGAGACCGTACGCCTCGTCGAGGACGCCGGACGGCACGCGGTGGCCCTGCCGGGCGACGTCAGGGAGGAAGCGCAGTGCCGGCGCATCGTCGGCAAGGCCGTCGAGGAGTTCGGGCGGATCGATGTGCTCATCAACAACGCCGCGTTCCAGATGTCGCAGCCCGACGGCATCGAGGCTGTCTCCACCGAGCAGTTCGACCGGGTCGTGCACACCAACCTGTACGGCATGTTCTGGCTGTGCAAGTTCGCGCTGCCGCACATCCCCGAGGGCGGCAGCATCATCAACACCACGTCCGTGCAGGCCTACAAGCCCAGTCCTCATCTGCTGGACTACGCGATGACCAAGGGAGCGATCGTCACGTTCACGCAGGGGCTCGCGGGGATGCTCGTCGAGCGGGGCATCCGCGTCAACGCGGTCGCTCCGGGGCCCGTCTGGACGCCGCTCATCCCCTCGACGCTGCCCGACACCACCCAGTTCGGAGCGCAGAGCCCCTTGGGGCGTGCGGGCCAGCCCGCCGAGATGGCGCCCGCGTACGTCTTCCTCGCGTCGCAGGAGTCCAGCTACATCACGGCCGAGATCGTCAACGCCACCGGCGGTACGCCACTGCCGTGA